In one Liolophura sinensis isolate JHLJ2023 chromosome 11, CUHK_Ljap_v2, whole genome shotgun sequence genomic region, the following are encoded:
- the LOC135477802 gene encoding fibrinogen C domain-containing protein 1-like yields the protein MGAALHEGGQRLRPQSIRRLTGDMRKRVQAVIQAHSGYTQFTVTSDHSNVLECAYPTDCTVIQKCNHTKSGVYRVFPFGVGKGFLVYCDMMTQGGGWLLSLRQDGSVDFYRNWQNYTDGFGNLYGEFWLGLQKIDLLTSQAHFELLVNMRSYTEGTGYASYNRFRVADESQSFRLLLGTFKGNTADSLAIQNGLEFSTYDRDKDYNKVNCAASYHGVWWYHGCHHSNLNGLYVHVKEKNPGKYFISHVVPLVV from the exons ATGGGAGCTGCCTTGCACGAGGGAGGGCAGCGTCTTCGCCCTCAAAGTATTAGGAGGCTGACAGGTGATATGAGGAAGAGGGTTCAGGCTGTCATCCAGGCACACAGTGGATACACCCAATTCACAGTTACATCAG ATCATAGCAACGTTCTTGAATGCGCATATCCTACCGATTGTACAGTAATACAGAAATGCAACCACACAAAGAGCGGCGTTTACCGAGTGTTTCCGTTCGGAGTGGGCAAAGGCTTCCTTGTTTACTGTGACATGATGACGCAGGGCGGTGGATGGCTGTTGAGTTT ACGGCAAGACGGCTCTGTTGACTTCTATCGTAACTGGCAGAATTACACTGATGGGTTTGGTAACCTCTACGGGGAGTTCTGGTTGG GCCTCCAAAAGATTGACCTCCTGACCTCTCAGGCGCACTTTGAACTCCTCGTGAATATGAGAAGCTACACCGAGGGAACGGGTTACGCTTCCTACAACAGATTCCGTGTGGCAGACGAGTCTCAGAGCTTCCGACTCTTACTGGGCACGTTCAAGGGGAATACCG CTGACTCCTTGGCTATCCAAAACGGCTTGGAGTTTTCCACATATGACCGAGACAAGGACTACAACAAGGTGAACTGTGCTGCCTCATATCATGGGGTCTGGTGGTACCATGGTTGTCATCACAGCAATCTCAATGGGttgtatgttcatgtgaaggaAAAAAACCCAGGAAAATACTTCATCAGTCACGTGGTACCATTGGTCGTCTAA
- the LOC135477803 gene encoding fibrinogen C domain-containing protein 1-like, with translation MSKRNLSSSLLITLIFSNAYILPIVQKYRNATTQRAECTECSVRSGKRLLVYCDMVTQGGGWLVFQRRQDGSVDFYRNLRNYTDGFGNLYGEFWLGLQKIHLLTSQAHFELLVNMRSYTLGTGYASYSRFSVANETHNFRLLLGAFKGNAGDSLAYHNGLEFSTYDRDKDYNNKANCATAYHGAWWYNRCHHTNLNGLYVHVKEKSQENPSVITWFQWSSKHLPLQFSEMKIRPVKIH, from the exons ATGTCGAAACGGAATTTGTCTTCCTCTCTTTTG atcaCACTAATTTTCTCGAATGCGTATATCCTACCGAttgtacagaaatacagaaatgcAACCACACAAAGAGCGGAGTGTACCGAGTGTTCCGTTCGGAGTGGGAAAAGGCTCCTTGTGTACTGTGACATGGTGACACAGGGCGGTGGATGGCTG GTGTTCCAAAGACGACAAGATGGCTCTGTTGACTTCTATCGTAATTTGCGGAATTACACCGATGGCTTTGGTAACCTCTATGGGGAGTTCTGGTTGG GCCTGCAAAAGATTCACCTCCTGACCTCTCAGGCGCACTTTGAACTCCTTGTGAATATGAGAAGCTACACCCTGGGAACGGGTTACGCTTCCTACAGCAGATTCAGTGTGGCAAACGAGACTCACAACTTCCGACTCTTACTGGGGGCATTCAAGGGGAATGCCG GTGACTCTTTGGCTTACCACAACGGCTTGGAGTTTTCAACATATGACCGAGACAAAGACTACAACAACAAGGCGAACTGTGCAACGGCATATCATGGGGCCTGGTGGTACAATCGCTGTCATCACACCAACCTGAATGGGctgtatgttcatgtgaaggaGAAGTCCCAGGAAAATCCTTCAGTTATCACGTGGTTCCAATGGTCGTCTAAACATCTCCCTCTTCAGTTCAGCGAGATGAAGATACGCCCGGTGAAAATCCACTAA